Part of the Natranaerovirga pectinivora genome is shown below.
TTTCATATTCATCTTCAGAATCTATGTTATCTAATTGAATTTCTCCATCTTCTAGTTCTTGATAGCAATATAAGAATACTTCATCTTCATCAGTAGGTAACAAAGCTATATATTCTTTATCATCAACTTCAAAAATACCTACAACGAAACATTCAACTTCTTTACCATCGTCAAGTGTAAGTGTTATAGTTTGATGCTCGTCATGATCATGGTTACAATTTTCATCATGGATATGTCCATTATTACTCATAATAAAAACCCCTTTTCCTTTAAGATATGATACAACTGTAACAGAACAATTTCAAAAATGCAAGGTTATTTTTGGTAAAATTTTCATATTGATAAATTTAAGTTAATTAGAAGGTATAAAAGGTTCTAGTGTTTTATTTAATATGCCATTAACATAAGCAATAAAAACACCATAATTAACAATTGGAACATTGCTTTCTTTGGCTTTATGGATTCTATATAAAACTTCCTTTCTATTTAACATACAAGATCCACAGTGAATAATTAAAGCATAGTCAGATAAGTTTTTAGGGTACTCATAACCGCTCGTAAAATCAATAATAATATTTTTGCCTGTATATTTTTTTAACCAGTTAGGAATTTTTACAGTTCCAATATCATCTTTTTGGCGATGATGGGTACAGCCTTCTGAAATTAAAACACGATCCCCTTCTTTTAAGTTCTCTATCCATTGGGCACCTTTAACCAATTCTTTTAGATCCCCTTTGTACTTTGCAAATAATATAGAGAATGAAGTTAACATCACCCCATCTGGAACGATTTTTGATACTTTATCAAAAACTTGAGAATCAGTGATTATTATTTTGGGATTTTTATTTAAGGACATTAAGGTTTCTTCAAGTTCATTATCTTGGCATACCAAACAGATACCGCCTTTATCTAAGACTTCTCGTAATACTTGTTGTTGAGGTAAGATAATTCTACCCTTTGGCGCAGCACTATCTATGGGAATAACTAAAACAACTATATCTTTAGGAGAAACCAGGTTATCTAGAATTGTTATATCCATGTCTGAAGGAACTGCTTTTATAATACTTTCTTTAATTTCGTTAATGCCATATAAAGTTTTAGCAGAAGCTTTTATTAACGCTACATTCAATAAGCTTTCTAAGTCATAAACAATAGAAGGATCAGAGATCAAATCCATTTTATTTATAATACAAACAAAAGGCAAGTTTTTTTCTTTGATCATAGCAATAAGTTCTTTTTCGAATACATCAGCACCCTCTACTGGGTCTATAACAATTAACGCAATATCCGTTTTATTTAAGACCTCTAATGTTTTTTCTTTTCTTAAATGGCCTAATGGTGTGGAATCGTTCAATCCAGCAGTATCTATAATAACCACTGGTCCAAGGGGTAGTAATTCCATTGATTTATACACAGGGTCTGTGGTTGTACCATTAATTTCAGATACTAAGGATATATTCTGTCCAGTAATTGCATTGATAATACTTGATTTACCAGAATTGGTTTTCCCAAATAAAGCTATATGTAATCTATTACTTCTTGTAGTGTTATTATCTAAATTCATAAATACCTCCTTTAAATAAATTATAATTAATTAAAGTATACAATGATAAAAGTAAAAACAAAAGGATATTCTTATAAAATGTATATATATAATGCTACAAGGAGATAATACAATAAAGTAATATGAAAAATTAAATTTGGAGGTTTAATGATGACAACACCAAATAACGAAAAAAATGAAAAAGTAGATAATTTAGTAACATTAGATAGTGGTGAACGGGTGACATTGGATGAAGCCATTAATTCTGTTCAAAATGGTTACTTGGATAAAACAAATACTGGAAGTGGAAAGTATGAGAGAGAATATTTGAGAGATGAAGAGAAACAGAGTGAAAAAGGCAGAAAATAATTAATACTATATAAATATAGAAGATACAAAGACAAAGAGGTATATATAGAGACTATTATATATTTGACAATAAATAACCGTTCTAGTATAAATAATGTAAGAGCATTTTTTATACCTAAAGGAGGTAGAATTGGATGACAAAAAAAGTTTGTATTAGTGGAATGACTTGTGATCACTGTAAAGCGCATACCCAAACAACATTGGAAAATATTAAAGGTGTTGTAGATGTAAGTGTGAACTTAGAAGAAGGCTTTGCTTTAGTAGAAGCAGATTATTTAGATGACGATTTAATAAAAGAAAGAATTGAAGAAGCAGGATATGAAGTTACACATATTGCTCATATTTAGAATTAAATAGAATCTAGGTTAAAAAGCCTAGATTTTTTCGTTAATAAAACTTCATATTTAACAAATTCCTTCCTTGTATAAGTCCCCTTTTTTAAGTATAAAATATTTAAAAATATTTTATGAAAAATATTGACATTTATATTGAAGTTTGTTATTATTCAATTTGCAGTTTAGCAATAATAAACATATAGTTTAATATATTAAACAATAATTTGAGTTTGAATTGAATTCTAATATAAGATTATTTGTATTATAAATGCTAATTATTATATAATTAGGTATAATTATACTAATTAATAAATTAATATCCTGGGTATTAAAGGATACAATATAACTGCAACGCTATTACTGTAAACTTAATCAAATAAAGGAGCTGAAATAATGAATAATAATCCTTCTAAATTAGAATTACACGGATTTAATAATTTAACAAAAACACTAAGTTTTAATATTTATGACATTTGCTATACTTCTTCAGCAGAAGATCGTAAAAGATATATTGACTATATTGATGAGCAATATAATTCTGAAAGATTAACTGAAATATTAAAAAATGTTACAAATATGATTGGTGCAAGTGTTCTTAATGTATCAAAGCAAGATTACGATCCTCAAGGAGCAAGTGTAACTATTTTAATTAGTGAAGAAGAAGTTCCTTTATATTGTATAGATTCATCTTGTAATAGAGGTATATTAACGCCAATTCCACAACATATTGCAGGACATTTAGATAAGAGTCACCTTACAGTGCACACTTATCCGGAAAGTCATCCAGTTCATGGAATCAATACATTTAGAGTAGATATTGATGTTTCAACTTGTGGTCAAATATCCCCACTGAATGCATTAAATTATCTTATAGAAAGTTTTGAATCAGATATATTAGCACTTGATTATCGCGTTCGTGGATTTACTAGAGATAAAGATGGGACAAAACATTTTATTGATCATAATATTGGATCTATTCAAGACTATATTGATAAAGATATATCTAAAAGATATAATCTAGTAGATACAAATATGTTGCAACAAAATATTTTCCATACAAAAATGATGGTAAACGATTTTAAATTAAATGATTATTTATTTGAAATAAAAGAAGAAGATTTAAGTAAAGAAGAAGCTTTAGAACTTAGAAAACTGGTATACAATGAAATGCTAGAAATTTTCTATGGAACTAACTTTGAATATAAATACTAAACTAGAGGTTTATAATTACATAAATTTGAATTCTTAATATGAAAGTGTATTTTGCAAGAAATTGGCATTACATTTTCAGTGAAGTTTATATCTCTTAACGTAATAAGAGGCATAAGGTGAGTTAAGAATTCAAATTTAATTATTAAATCTCTTTTGTATATAATACTAAATAATTGGGTGATAAGAATGTATTTAAATCAAAATGAAACACCAATTGCAACAGGATTAAAAAATTATGCAAAAAAGAATGTAACGCATTTTGATGTGCCAGGACATAAAAAAAATTCAGAGTTAGGGTATTTAGCTGATTATTTTGGTAAAGATGTTGTTAATATAGATACAAATTCATCTAAAATAGTAGATTCATTAAGTCATCCTACAACAATAATCAAAGAGGCTAGTCAACTAATGGCAAATGCTTATGGTGCAGACCAAGCATTATTTTTGGTGAATGGTACGACAATAGGTGTACAAGCTATGATGATGAGTGTTTGTGGACCAAAAGATAAAATCATTTTACCAAGAAATGTGCATAAAAGTGCTGTTAACGCATTAATATTATGTGGGGCAACACCAATCTATGTACAACCTGAAGTAGATGATGAATTGGGTGTTATTACAGGTATGTCTTATAGCTCCATTGAAAAAGCAATGGCAGAAAACCCTGACGCAAAAGCAATTTTCTTATTAAATCCTACATATTATGGGTTTACTACAAATATCAGAGATATTGTTAATTTAGCACATAGACATGGGATGGCAGTATTAGTAGATGAAGCCCATGGCGCTCATTTGCCTTTTCATGATGAATTACCTATTCATGCTATGGGAGCAGGAGCTGATTTGGCTGTAACCAGTTTGCATAAAACAGGGGGGTCATTAACACAAAGCTCCGTATTATTTATAAGAGAAGGCATCGTAAATCCTAAAACTGTTCAGACAACTTTAAATTTACTTCAGACGACGTCAGCTTCATATTTATTATTAAGTAGTTTAGATTTAGCTAGAAAGAATCTTGTAATGAATGGAGAAGAAACCATCGATAAAGTACTAAAAATTGCCAGAAATGCTAGGTTAAAGCTTAAAGAATACGCTAACCTATATGTTTTTTCTGATGAGTTTAAAAACGGTGATACTGTTTTTGATTACGATGAAACAAAGTTTTGTATAAACGTTTCTAAGACAGGCTATACAGGATTTGAAGTATATGACATATTATTAGATAAGTATAATATTCAAGTGGAAATCGCAGATGCTAATAATATAATGGCAATATTAAGCATTGGCGATACACAAGAGAATATGGATAAATTGGTTGAAGCACTAATTGATATATCAACTCATCCAAAAGAAAAAACAGCTAAAAAACATAAGCTTATTGATCTAAATCCACATGTGGTTGTAACGCCAAGAGATGCGTTTTTTGCTCATAAAAAAGCAGTTAAGATACAAGATGCTGTAGGTGAAATTAGTGGTGAATCCATAATGGTTTACCCTCCTGGTATTCCAATTATAAGTCCAGGAGAAAAGATTACAAAAGAAATGTTAGAGTATATTGATTTTGTAAAAGAACAAAACTGTGTTATTACGGATTTAGCAGATCCGTCTATTGAATATATAAATATTTTAAGTTTATAGGAGGTTTTAATATGATTGATTTATGGTATACAGAATCACATACGGAAAATGTGAGATTTTCAATTAAAATTAATAAACATTTTCATAGCGAAACATCAGAATTTCAAAAAATAGATTTTTTTGAATCTACAGAGTTTGGTACATTTTTTACACTAGACGGATTAATGATGGTAAATGAAAAAGATGAATTCGTTTATCATGATATGATTTCACATGTGCCATTGGCTGTTAATCCATCTGTTAAGAAAGTTCTTGTAATTGGTGGAGGAGATGGCGGAACAGCTAGAGAATTAACAAGATATGAATCTATTGAAAGAATAGATATGGTGGAAATTGATGAAGCTGTAGTAAGAGCTTGCCAAAAATATCTACCTTTAACTGCTTCAAAATTAGAAGACTCAAGAGTGAATTTGTATTTTGAAGATGGTGTAGCATTTGTTAAAGATAAAAAAGATGAATATGATCTTATTCTTGTAGATTCTACTGATCCAATTGGACCAGGAGAAGGATTATTTACAAGAGCTTTCTACCAAGATTGTTTCGATGCATTAACTAAAGATGGCATTCTTGTTAATCAACATGAAAGTCCATATTATCAAAGAGATGCAATTGCAATGAAAAAAGCACATAGTAAATTAAAAGAGATTTTTCCAATAAGCAAAGTATATCAATTCCATATGCCAACTTATCCATCAGGGCATTGGTTGTTTGGTTTTGCATCAAAATCATTTGACCCAATAAAAGACATTAAAAAAGATGAATGGAATAAATTCGGATTAAAAACAAAATATTACAATACAGATTTACATGTTGGTTGTTTTGCACTTCCTACTTATGTTAAGGAGATGTTAGACAAAAATGAATAAAAATATATTTACTTTTATAAGTTGTGACTCTAATTATGATGAGGCAGATGTGGTTTTATTTGGGGCACCTTATGATGGTACTACTTCTTTTAGGCCAGGAACGAGATTTGGTCCTGACACTATAAGAAAAGATTCAGATGGATTAGAAACATATAGCCCTTATTTTGATAAAGATTTAGCTGATTATAATGTAATGGATGCAGGTGACGTACAAATATCATTAGGCAATACTCAAAAAGTATTAGATGAAATTTATCACTTTACAAAAAACATCGTTAATGACAACAAGGTGCCATTTATGATTGGTGGAGAACACTTAGTAACACTTCCATCTTTTAAAGCTGTATATGAGAAATACAATGATATTAAAGTGATTCATTTAGACGCCCATACAGACTTAAGAGATGAGTTGTTTGATGAAAAATTGTCTCATGCAACAGTTATTCGTAGAATATGGGATCTAATCGGAGATGGTAAGATATATCAATATGGAATACGATCAGGTGAAAAATATGAGTTTGATTGGGCGAAAGACCATACGTATTTAACACCATTTACTTGTAGACCGTTATTAGAGGACTTAGAGAAGTTTGGTGATACACCAATATACTTAACCATTGATTTAGATGTATTGGACCCTTCTGTATTTCCTGGAACAGGAACACCAGAGCCAGGTGGCATTAATTTTCATGAAATATTAGATATTATTAAAGGGATTTCATCATTAAATATAGTTGGTTTAGATGTTGTTGAATTATCCCCACATTATGACGCAAGTGGTGTATCTACTGCAGTAGCTTGTAAAATAATAAGAGAATTGCTAATTGGAATACTTAGTAATCAATAAGTTAGAAAAACACAGGTAACCCATACCTGTGTTTTTTGTACAAATAACATATTCCTTCTAGTTCTCAAAAAGACACAGGCTTCATTAAAATCAGGATGTTCAAATTCTTGGGAGCAATTTGGAAATTATACTTTCTATGCTTCTCACTCCGTAAGAGTCACAAGCTTTGTTGAAAGCATGATTTTTAAATCCTTGCAAGTAAGTTTGAAAATCATGCTTTCAAAATAATAAAATTATTATTAGGTGCTAAGAATATAATAATTATAAAGTTTCTTTTGGAGGTTTATTAGATGAATCAAAGATATGTAATCATTGGAGCAGGAATTGCTGGTATGTCAGCAGCTGTTAAAATTAGAGATTTAGTGCCATCTGCAGAAATAGTATTGATAAGCGAAGAAGAATATTATCCATATTATAGAATAAAGTTATCAAAAACCCTTTTGTCTTCTATAAAGGAAGAAGACTATTTAATAAAAGAAAAAAAATGGTATGCTGAAAAAAATATAAAAATCTATAAAGGTTATCAAGTCAAATCAATAGATTTTGCAAATCAAATAGTCAAATTTAAAAATTGTGAAATTAGTTATAATAAAATACTAATTGCAACTGGTGGAAAAGAAAAAAAACCAAAGATAGAAGGCATTAACAAAGATAATATTTATGGTCTTAGAACCATTAAAGATAAACATAGCATTTCTAAAGCAAGTCGTGACGCCCATAATATTTTAATTATAGGCGGTGGTATTCAGGGGTTAGAAGTGGCCTATGAGTTTGTTAAACAAGGAAAAAAAGTTATAGTCTTAGAAATAGCTAATAGATTATTGCCAAGACAATTAGATGAGGAAACATCTCAAAACTTTAAGGAATTGGTTAAAAGTAATGGGGTAAAAATATGTCTTAATACGGAAATAAAGGCTATTAAAGGTAAGAGCAAAATAGAAAGCATTATAACTGCTGCGGGAGAGGAATATCCCATTGATCTTGCAGTTTATTCTATTGGAATTTCACCTAATATTGAACTATGTAGGGGTAGTGATATTAATATTAATAAAGGCATTATTGTCAATAAATATATGGAAACCAATATTAAGAATGTCTATGCTGCAGGAGATGTTTGTGAATATAAGGGGAATTTATTTGGCATGTGGAATATAGCAAAAGAACAGGGTGAAATTGCAGGAGAAAACATGGTAGGTAATAAAGTAGAGTTCAAAGATTATGAGTATCCAACCCTTTTATCTGCTTTTAATACAAAATTATGTAGTATAGGCAGTCTAAATGATATGATAGCGTACAATACTATAAAATCTGGAAAAATAGAAAACAACGATTACAAAAATTTAATTTATGATAATGATAGGTTGGTTGGTGCAATTTTAATAGGAAATATAAAAGATATGAACCTGTTAAAAAGTAAAATAAATGAGTTGAAATTCCCGATATATAATTAAAATATCAAAGTATGATTGTAATTATTCAGACATATATATACTTAAATTTAACGGTAGAATTAAAGTAGAATATAAAGGTAAAAAAAATTAAAAAAATTTATAAATAATTAGAGCAAACATATTGACATTATTCATAAAATGAATAAAATATAAATTATGAATATCAATATGAGAGGAGCAACACTTGTGGCGGCTATAAAAGAAACTCAGCCAGATAAGTTAGAAAAAATTAAAAGGTTTGAAAAAGAAAAGAAAGCAATGCAAAAAAAACAGGAGGGAGCTACTAGTCGTAATATTGCGAAGACAGCTGCAAAAAATGGTTCCAAGCAAAAAAGGAACAACAAAAATTGGACAAAAGTCTATGAAGACGATTTGGTTGATGAGTATGATTTAGATTATAATATGTAATATATTGTTTATATATATTAAAAAGACATCTGTATAACAGATGTCTTTTTTAGTACCATTTATTTATTATCATTTTCAAAGCTTCCACAATCAGTTGCTTCTACAGTTTGTGCATTATTATGATGTTGTACGACCATAATATTGTCTAAACTACAGTATTGTTGGTCTTTTGCATGATATTTACAGGTTGTAACTTCACAGCCAATGCTTTTGTTAATATTCATATTAAATCACCTCCAATAATAGTATTTACAAGTGCACGATATTAATTCAAAAAAACAATACCAAATTAAATTCTCAATTATTCGAATTGCAAATACACATAATTATATTGTGTAATAACAATTAAAACTTAAT
Proteins encoded:
- a CDS encoding DUF1292 domain-containing protein, whose translation is MSNNGHIHDENCNHDHDEHQTITLTLDDGKEVECFVVGIFEVDDKEYIALLPTDEDEVFLYCYQELEDGEIQLDNIDSEDEYEKVSEVFMAMMAEEGEDFEFEDEE
- the hydF gene encoding [FeFe] hydrogenase H-cluster maturation GTPase HydF — protein: MNLDNNTTRSNRLHIALFGKTNSGKSSIINAITGQNISLVSEINGTTTDPVYKSMELLPLGPVVIIDTAGLNDSTPLGHLRKEKTLEVLNKTDIALIVIDPVEGADVFEKELIAMIKEKNLPFVCIINKMDLISDPSIVYDLESLLNVALIKASAKTLYGINEIKESIIKAVPSDMDITILDNLVSPKDIVVLVIPIDSAAPKGRIILPQQQVLREVLDKGGICLVCQDNELEETLMSLNKNPKIIITDSQVFDKVSKIVPDGVMLTSFSILFAKYKGDLKELVKGAQWIENLKEGDRVLISEGCTHHRQKDDIGTVKIPNWLKKYTGKNIIIDFTSGYEYPKNLSDYALIIHCGSCMLNRKEVLYRIHKAKESNVPIVNYGVFIAYVNGILNKTLEPFIPSN
- a CDS encoding heavy-metal-associated domain-containing protein; translation: MTKKVCISGMTCDHCKAHTQTTLENIKGVVDVSVNLEEGFALVEADYLDDDLIKERIEEAGYEVTHIAHI
- the speD gene encoding adenosylmethionine decarboxylase; protein product: MNNNPSKLELHGFNNLTKTLSFNIYDICYTSSAEDRKRYIDYIDEQYNSERLTEILKNVTNMIGASVLNVSKQDYDPQGASVTILISEEEVPLYCIDSSCNRGILTPIPQHIAGHLDKSHLTVHTYPESHPVHGINTFRVDIDVSTCGQISPLNALNYLIESFESDILALDYRVRGFTRDKDGTKHFIDHNIGSIQDYIDKDISKRYNLVDTNMLQQNIFHTKMMVNDFKLNDYLFEIKEEDLSKEEALELRKLVYNEMLEIFYGTNFEYKY
- a CDS encoding aminotransferase class I/II-fold pyridoxal phosphate-dependent enzyme, which produces MYLNQNETPIATGLKNYAKKNVTHFDVPGHKKNSELGYLADYFGKDVVNIDTNSSKIVDSLSHPTTIIKEASQLMANAYGADQALFLVNGTTIGVQAMMMSVCGPKDKIILPRNVHKSAVNALILCGATPIYVQPEVDDELGVITGMSYSSIEKAMAENPDAKAIFLLNPTYYGFTTNIRDIVNLAHRHGMAVLVDEAHGAHLPFHDELPIHAMGAGADLAVTSLHKTGGSLTQSSVLFIREGIVNPKTVQTTLNLLQTTSASYLLLSSLDLARKNLVMNGEETIDKVLKIARNARLKLKEYANLYVFSDEFKNGDTVFDYDETKFCINVSKTGYTGFEVYDILLDKYNIQVEIADANNIMAILSIGDTQENMDKLVEALIDISTHPKEKTAKKHKLIDLNPHVVVTPRDAFFAHKKAVKIQDAVGEISGESIMVYPPGIPIISPGEKITKEMLEYIDFVKEQNCVITDLADPSIEYINILSL
- the speE gene encoding polyamine aminopropyltransferase; translated protein: MDLWYTESHTENVRFSIKINKHFHSETSEFQKIDFFESTEFGTFFTLDGLMMVNEKDEFVYHDMISHVPLAVNPSVKKVLVIGGGDGGTARELTRYESIERIDMVEIDEAVVRACQKYLPLTASKLEDSRVNLYFEDGVAFVKDKKDEYDLILVDSTDPIGPGEGLFTRAFYQDCFDALTKDGILVNQHESPYYQRDAIAMKKAHSKLKEIFPISKVYQFHMPTYPSGHWLFGFASKSFDPIKDIKKDEWNKFGLKTKYYNTDLHVGCFALPTYVKEMLDKNE
- the speB gene encoding agmatinase; amino-acid sequence: MNKNIFTFISCDSNYDEADVVLFGAPYDGTTSFRPGTRFGPDTIRKDSDGLETYSPYFDKDLADYNVMDAGDVQISLGNTQKVLDEIYHFTKNIVNDNKVPFMIGGEHLVTLPSFKAVYEKYNDIKVIHLDAHTDLRDELFDEKLSHATVIRRIWDLIGDGKIYQYGIRSGEKYEFDWAKDHTYLTPFTCRPLLEDLEKFGDTPIYLTIDLDVLDPSVFPGTGTPEPGGINFHEILDIIKGISSLNIVGLDVVELSPHYDASGVSTAVACKIIRELLIGILSNQ
- a CDS encoding NAD(P)/FAD-dependent oxidoreductase, which codes for MNQRYVIIGAGIAGMSAAVKIRDLVPSAEIVLISEEEYYPYYRIKLSKTLLSSIKEEDYLIKEKKWYAEKNIKIYKGYQVKSIDFANQIVKFKNCEISYNKILIATGGKEKKPKIEGINKDNIYGLRTIKDKHSISKASRDAHNILIIGGGIQGLEVAYEFVKQGKKVIVLEIANRLLPRQLDEETSQNFKELVKSNGVKICLNTEIKAIKGKSKIESIITAAGEEYPIDLAVYSIGISPNIELCRGSDININKGIIVNKYMETNIKNVYAAGDVCEYKGNLFGMWNIAKEQGEIAGENMVGNKVEFKDYEYPTLLSAFNTKLCSIGSLNDMIAYNTIKSGKIENNDYKNLIYDNDRLVGAILIGNIKDMNLLKSKINELKFPIYN
- a CDS encoding DUF1540 domain-containing protein, with translation MNINKSIGCEVTTCKYHAKDQQYCSLDNIMVVQHHNNAQTVEATDCGSFENDNK